The DNA region AAATGACTAAATGCGGATACGAAATATCATCAAGAATACGTTGAAACGCGCTGCTGGTTGCCCCAAACGTTGGCTCAACTCGTCCCGCAAGGTCAACATCGTTGAAGGTAACCTGGAGTTTATTTTGTTCAGGTAGCTTTTGACCTAATGCCTCAACATATTCGGTAAAGTTTGCCTTGGTTCGCTCTTCAAATCGGCTCTTCAACTCGTTCACAGCTTCAAAATCAGTAAATGACTTTACTTCACCCCACTTCACCGAAACCTCAGCCGCATTGGCTGCGCCAGCAAATAATGTAGCAACAATTGCAAGATTCAATACGGACGTTTTCATTCTTACCTCCATTTCGCACATGGATTCGTGTGCTTTAAATTCTGTGCTTACAGTAGTATAGACGCTAGATCGCTGAGTTTCGTGACAGCCTTAAAACAAAAAAGGAAGCACCGAGGTGCTTCCTTTTCCATTTGCTCAACGAGCAGGTCGGCTTACATCATGCCGCCCATTCCGCCCATGCCACCCATGTCTGG from Pseudidiomarina andamanensis includes:
- a CDS encoding DUF3016 domain-containing protein, giving the protein MKTSVLNLAIVATLFAGAANAAEVSVKWGEVKSFTDFEAVNELKSRFEERTKANFTEYVEALGQKLPEQNKLQVTFNDVDLAGRVEPTFGATSSAFQRILDDISYPHLVISYKYTDAQGSVLSEAENVELKSLAPPRNIRNVMGSSRDALYFEKELLQDWFRETFPDAAD